A genome region from Carya illinoinensis cultivar Pawnee chromosome 2, C.illinoinensisPawnee_v1, whole genome shotgun sequence includes the following:
- the LOC122301903 gene encoding coiled-coil domain-containing protein 130 homolog, which translates to MAFFYFTSGSYLSLYVVFGLDASITKVEIQAPGYKGMLERGKLADPFYRLEHQEEDLQKKKEAEPVLVRLQRVSDARHSDDYALNKALRAQLRNQKKRVAEEEAVSRKRGLGIRLLPASEEDTDSAAHVKFSFQFDKNTKDKRALINAAPIFHRSSGSSMSTKRQMELESKRRKINAATASDLLAGVYKPSSWSRGAVTSRRRR; encoded by the exons AtggctttcttttattttacttcGGGTTCGTATCTCTCACTTTATGTGGTTTTTGGGTTAGATGCAAGCATTACAAAAGTAGAGATTCAGGCTCCCGGGTATAAAGGGATGTTAG AAAGGGGTAAACTAGCAGATCCATTTTATCGTCTTGAACACCAGGAAGAAGATTtacagaagaagaaagaagctgAGCCGGTGCTGGTGCGTCTCCAGAGAGTATCCGATGCCAGGCATTCAGATGACTATGCCCTCAACAAGGCTCTTCGGGCACAACTAAGA aatcaaaagaaaagagttGCTGAAGAAGAGGCTGTTTCAAGGAAAAGGGGCCTTGGCATACGACTGCTTCCAGCATCTGAAGAAGATACTGACAGTGCAGCCCATGTGAAGTTTTCTTTCCAGTTTGACAAAAACACAAAGGATAAGCGAGCATTGATCAATGCTGCTCCAATCTTTCACAGGTCATCTGGGTCTTCCATGTCCACTAAGAGACAGATGGAATTAGAATCCAAGAGAAGGAAAATCAATGCAGCTACGGCATCTGACTTGCTGGCTGGCGTATATAAGCCTTCATCATGGTCACGGGGTGCTGTTACTTCACGGAGGCGCAGGTGA
- the LOC122301904 gene encoding zinc finger protein 3-like translates to MASLPLHGANYNNRSLGVQTHSMIQKPSHKSSSVEFWEPQDWSRPLVDQQPTVGNFHTAVGSLSRGSVGRFGLLRMINGSPARDDEFSGFWSADSAALYRTNQEEMKKLDLSLKL, encoded by the coding sequence ATggcttctcttcctcttcatggTGCTAATTACAATAATAGATCGCTCGGAGTTCAGACGCATTCTATGATCCAAAAGCCTTCTCACAAATCATCTTCGGTTGAGTTCTGGGAACCTCAGGACTGGTCAAGACCCCTCGTTGACCAACAACCAACAGTTGGGAATTTTCACACAGCAGTAGGATCGCTTTCGCGAGGCAGCGTTGGTAGATTTGGATTGCTAAGAATGATAAATGGTTCTCCAGCCCGTGATGATGAATTTAGTGGATTTTGGTCTGCAGATAGTGCTGCTCTTTACAGGACTAATCAAGAGGAGATGAAGAAGCTTGACTTATCTCTCAAGCTTTAA